A window of Hevea brasiliensis isolate MT/VB/25A 57/8 chromosome 14, ASM3005281v1, whole genome shotgun sequence contains these coding sequences:
- the LOC110640978 gene encoding transcription factor GTE7 — MASAVLANRNEPNWTQSQPRGGAKFMGKVPFSNPNPKLSKKRQFQAAQPVINFDGPPALTQPAASDDASSINRRPASDINSGGYMTFNIATYSKKELVELKNRLVAELEQIRQLKNRIDSSGFQFRSSSNFQNKKSIVTTNSNKKILGNKRPFPAANFGFGAKDMKRSNQPEHGLLMKKCAQILTRLMKHKHAHVFNVPVDVEGMKLHDYFDIIKNPMDLGTVKSKLGKFLYDSPMDFAADVRLTFNNAMKYNPKGHEVHNLAEQFLSRFEEWYRPIGDKVGDDDQDQVHEYEPGQIQEVQASSWDHIPNRGDIDRVKKDQENIMQNLPKSDPIGKSMPTSGSNAQSTSQLPVRTPSPMRAPPVKPVKLPKPKAKDPNKREMSLEEKHKLGIGLQSLPQEKMEQVVQIIKKRNGHLRQEGDEIELDIEAVDTETLWELDRFVTNYKKMVSKIKRQALMGINNVATTASEGNKEALVNERMDVASEAKKPKKGDAGDEDVDIGDEIPISSFPPVEIEKDNGHASSSSSSSSSSSDESSSSSDSDSGSSSGSDSEDAHS, encoded by the exons ATGGCGTCTGCAGTCTTAGCTAATCGTAACGAACCGAATTGGACGCAGTCACAGCCGAGAGGCGGTGCTAAATTCATGGGCAAAGTCCCTTTCTCTAACCCTAACCCTAAATTGTCCAAAAAAAGGCAATTCCAAGCGGCTCAGCCTGTCATCAACTTCGATGGGCCACCAGCCTTGACGCAACCCGCTGCATCAGACGACGCGTCCTCGATAAACAGGAGGCCGGCGAGCGATATCAACAGTGGTGGATATATGACGTTTAATATTGCGACGTATTCGAAGAAGGAGCTGGTGGAGCTGAAGAATCGTTTGGTTGCGGAGCTGGAACAGATCCGGCAGTTGAAGAATCGAATCGATTCCTCTGGGTTCCAGTTCAGATCTAGCTCCAATTTCCAGAACAAGAAATCGATCGTAACAACCAACAgcaacaagaaaattttggggaaTAAACGACCGTTTCCAGCAGCAAATTTTGGATTTGGGGCCAAAGATATGAAGCGATCGAATCAACCCGAGCACGGCCTGTTGATGAAGAAATGTGCCCAGATTTTGACGAGATTGATGAAGCACAAGCATGCTCATGTATTTAATGTGCCGGTGGATGTTGAGGGTATGAAGCTTCATGATTATTTTGATATAATCAAGAATCCTATGGATTTGGGTACCGTCAAGTCTAAATTGGGGAAATTTTTGTACGATTCGCCCATGGATTTTGCTGCTGATGTGAGATTGACCTTCAACAATGCCATGAAGTACAACCCTAAAGGTCACGAAGTGCATAATCTTGCCGAGCAGTTTCTTTCCAGATTTGAGGAATGGTACCGACCCATTGGAGATAAAGTGGGAGATGATGATCAAGATCAGGTGCATGAATATGAGCCTGGGCAAATTCAAGAAGTGCAAGCTAGTTCATGGGATCACATACCCAATCGTGGTGACATTGACAGGGTAAAAAAAGATCAGGAAAATATAATGCAAAATTTACCTAAATCTGATCCAATtgggaaatcaatgccaacaagtgGGTCTAACGCTCAATCTACATCGCAATTGCCTGTACGAACTCCTTCCCCAATGCGAGCTCCTCCAGTGAAGCCTGTTAAACTACCAAAACCCAAAGCCAAAGATCCTAACAAGAGAGAGATGTCTCTTGAGGAGAAGCACAAATTGGGGATTGGGCTGCAGAGCTTGCCTCAAGAGAAGATGGAGCAAGTGGTGCAGATAATAAAGAAGAGGAATGGGCATTTGAGGCAGGAGGGAGATGAGATTGAGCTAGATATTGAAGCTGTTGATACGGAGACTCTCTGGGAGCTTGATCGGTTTGTGACCAATTATAAGAAGATGGTTAGCAAGATAAAGCGTCAAGCATTAATGGGTATCAACAATGTGGCCACTACTGCTAGCGAAGGCAATAAG GAGGCACTTGTAAATGAGAGGATGGATGTTGCATCTGAGGCAAAGAAGCCAAAGAAAGGTGATGCTGGTGATGAGGATGTGGACATTGGTGATGAGATCCCAATTAGCAGTTTCCCTCCTGTGGAGATTGAAAAGGACAATGGCCATGCGAGTAGTAGTTCTAGCAGCTCAAGTAGTTCAAGTGATGAATCTTCCTCATCTAGTG ATTCTGATTCAGGAAGCTCTTCCGGAAGTGATTCTGAGGATGCACATTCGTAA